One window of Methylococcus sp. EFPC2 genomic DNA carries:
- the hrpA gene encoding ATP-dependent RNA helicase HrpA, translating into MKVADLTAFEEQLGACLRKDQHRCRRTIDRLRNDLKSGKDIAAQLAELQSRLAESAAARKARAASVPALDYPPDLPVSGKKDEILEAILNNQVVIVCGETGSGKTTQLPKICLEAGRGVTGYIGHTQPRRIAARSVAARIAEELRQEIGKAVGYKVRFHDHTSPDSLIKLMTDGILLAETQNDRFLDQYDTLIIDEAHERSLNIDFLLGYMKWLLPRRPDFKLIVTSATIDPERFSRHFGDAPIINVSGRTYPVEIRYRPMLVEADAEDETGDELQRGILSAVDELYRDTKGDILIFLIGERDIRETAESLRKHHPGDCEILPLYSRLSVAEQDRVFRPHGKRRVVLATNVAETSLTVPGIRAVIDAGHARISRYSHRSKLQRLPIENISQASANQRAGRCGRIGPGICIRLYSEADFYRRPEFTDPEILRTNLAAVILQMKALGLGDLADFPFLESPDERMVRDGLRTLQELNAMDDKRRLTEIGKRLAKLPVDPRLGRILLAASDENSLTEVAIIVSALSLQDPRERPSDKAQAADQKHAPFKDENSDFLSYLKLWKAYQEQKKHLSNSKLRQWCQGNFLSYLRMREWEDIHQQILLTAKGELTLRFNQADSEYGEIHRPLLTGLLTNVSLKQEGSEYLGARGVKCQIWPGSALFKPRPKWILSAEQVETTKVYARTVAKIEPEWIERCCAHIVKRHHYEPHWEKKAGRAAILERLTLFNLTVLAGRRVPLENIDPVMAHDLFIRHALVLMEYDSKAPFFVHNRTLLEEAEYLQQKGRRVDLVADEEWIYRFYDERIPQEVVSGVSFEVWRKQAEKKNPQLLFMTREDVTRKEDEALHDQNFPDVWDMGGTKLRLEYRFEPGHEDDGVTVIVPLHVLNQLKPEPFQWLVPGLLREKLVALIKNLPKQTRKHFVPAPDFADKVLPQLDYRQGKLTEQMSASLRRMVGFAVPQAEWSEEGIPLHLRMNFALVDDSGVVLARSRTLSELKQVHAQAAVSNFAELAKEELSMSGCRDWQFGELPERYQSADIQGFPALFDEGETVGLRVFDTPEAAAASQEQGLVRLFRLAMAKELKYLRKNLPLGAPAELAYRQLAAHSFLYPELKPGRDLREDLLDRLMAALYLDNQPDIRTREAFERRLSEGRGDIVGLGNTAARLMDDILILHADLNRKLKGLNSPAGEDMRSQLGHLIYAGFVAITPYPRLKEIPRYLKALQFRLDKALQDANRDARLYAELAPHNTNYWTSVKQGKSVSTPERDDFRWMLEEFRVSLFAQSLKTPYPVSAKRLDEAWRKRPKIV; encoded by the coding sequence ATGAAAGTTGCCGATCTGACGGCGTTCGAAGAACAACTTGGGGCCTGCCTGCGCAAAGACCAGCACCGCTGCCGGCGCACGATCGACCGCCTGCGCAACGATCTCAAGTCCGGCAAGGACATCGCGGCGCAACTGGCCGAACTGCAAAGCCGCCTCGCCGAATCCGCCGCCGCCCGCAAGGCCCGCGCGGCCAGCGTGCCGGCGCTGGATTACCCGCCGGACTTGCCGGTCTCCGGCAAGAAAGACGAGATCCTCGAAGCCATCCTGAACAATCAGGTGGTCATCGTCTGCGGCGAGACCGGCTCGGGCAAGACCACCCAGCTGCCGAAGATCTGCCTGGAAGCGGGTCGTGGCGTGACGGGCTACATCGGCCACACCCAGCCGCGCCGCATCGCCGCGCGCAGCGTGGCGGCACGCATCGCCGAGGAATTGCGCCAGGAGATCGGCAAGGCGGTGGGCTACAAGGTCCGTTTCCACGACCACACCAGCCCGGACAGCCTGATCAAGCTGATGACCGACGGCATCCTGCTGGCGGAGACGCAAAACGACCGCTTTCTGGACCAGTACGACACGCTGATCATCGACGAGGCGCACGAGCGCAGCCTCAACATCGATTTCCTGCTGGGCTACATGAAATGGCTGCTGCCGCGCCGGCCGGACTTCAAGCTCATCGTCACCTCGGCCACCATAGACCCCGAGCGCTTCTCGCGCCATTTCGGCGACGCGCCCATCATCAACGTCTCGGGCCGCACCTATCCGGTGGAAATCCGCTACCGGCCGATGTTGGTCGAGGCCGACGCCGAAGACGAGACCGGCGACGAGTTGCAGCGCGGCATCCTCTCGGCGGTCGATGAACTCTACCGCGATACCAAGGGCGACATCCTGATCTTCCTGATAGGCGAGCGTGACATCCGCGAGACGGCCGAATCCCTGCGCAAGCATCATCCCGGGGATTGCGAGATCCTGCCCTTGTATTCGCGATTGTCCGTGGCCGAGCAGGACCGGGTGTTCCGGCCGCACGGTAAGCGCCGCGTCGTGCTGGCCACCAACGTCGCGGAAACTTCGCTCACCGTGCCGGGCATACGCGCGGTGATCGACGCCGGCCATGCCCGCATCAGCCGCTACAGCCACCGCAGCAAGCTGCAGCGCCTGCCCATCGAGAACATCTCGCAGGCCTCCGCCAACCAGCGCGCCGGGCGTTGCGGCCGCATAGGGCCGGGCATCTGCATCCGGCTTTATTCGGAAGCCGATTTCTACCGCCGGCCGGAATTCACGGATCCTGAAATCCTGCGCACCAACCTGGCCGCCGTCATCCTGCAGATGAAGGCCCTGGGCCTGGGCGATCTGGCCGACTTCCCCTTCCTCGAATCACCCGACGAGCGCATGGTGCGCGACGGCCTGCGCACCCTGCAAGAGCTCAACGCCATGGACGACAAGCGCCGGCTCACCGAGATCGGCAAGCGATTGGCCAAGCTGCCGGTCGACCCTCGGCTGGGCCGCATCCTGCTGGCCGCATCGGACGAGAACAGCCTGACCGAGGTGGCCATCATCGTTTCCGCCCTGAGCTTGCAGGACCCGCGCGAGCGCCCGTCGGACAAGGCCCAGGCAGCGGATCAGAAACATGCGCCGTTCAAGGACGAGAATTCCGATTTCCTGAGTTATCTCAAGTTGTGGAAGGCCTACCAGGAACAGAAGAAACATCTTTCCAACAGCAAGCTGCGGCAATGGTGCCAGGGCAACTTTCTGTCCTATCTGCGCATGCGGGAATGGGAGGACATCCACCAGCAGATCCTGCTCACCGCCAAGGGCGAGCTCACCCTGCGCTTCAACCAGGCCGACTCGGAATACGGCGAGATCCACCGTCCGTTGCTGACCGGTTTGCTGACCAACGTCAGCCTGAAGCAGGAAGGCTCGGAATATCTCGGCGCGCGCGGGGTGAAGTGCCAGATCTGGCCGGGCTCGGCGCTGTTCAAACCGCGTCCCAAATGGATACTGTCGGCCGAGCAGGTGGAAACCACCAAGGTCTATGCCCGCACCGTCGCCAAGATCGAGCCGGAATGGATAGAGCGCTGCTGCGCCCACATCGTCAAGCGCCACCATTACGAGCCTCACTGGGAGAAGAAAGCCGGCCGTGCGGCGATCCTCGAGCGCCTGACCCTGTTCAACCTCACCGTGCTGGCCGGCCGGCGCGTGCCGCTGGAAAACATCGATCCCGTCATGGCACACGATCTGTTCATCCGCCATGCCCTGGTTCTGATGGAATACGACAGCAAGGCGCCGTTTTTCGTGCACAACCGCACCCTGCTGGAAGAAGCCGAGTATCTCCAGCAGAAGGGTCGGCGCGTGGATCTGGTCGCCGACGAGGAATGGATTTATCGATTTTATGACGAGCGCATCCCGCAGGAGGTCGTGAGCGGGGTGAGCTTCGAGGTCTGGCGCAAGCAGGCGGAGAAGAAAAATCCCCAGCTGCTGTTCATGACCCGCGAGGACGTCACCCGCAAGGAAGACGAGGCCTTGCATGACCAGAATTTCCCCGACGTCTGGGACATGGGCGGGACCAAGCTGCGGCTGGAATACCGCTTCGAACCGGGCCATGAGGACGACGGCGTCACCGTGATCGTGCCCTTGCACGTGCTCAACCAGCTTAAGCCCGAACCTTTCCAATGGCTGGTGCCGGGCCTGCTACGGGAGAAGCTGGTGGCGCTCATCAAGAACCTGCCCAAGCAGACCCGCAAGCATTTCGTGCCGGCCCCGGATTTCGCCGACAAGGTACTGCCGCAACTGGATTACCGGCAGGGCAAGCTGACCGAGCAGATGAGCGCCAGCCTGCGCCGCATGGTCGGTTTCGCCGTGCCGCAGGCCGAATGGAGCGAGGAGGGCATACCCCTGCATCTGCGCATGAATTTCGCCCTGGTGGATGACAGCGGCGTGGTGCTGGCGCGCTCCCGCACCTTGTCCGAGCTCAAGCAGGTCCATGCCCAGGCGGCGGTGAGCAATTTCGCCGAGCTGGCCAAGGAGGAACTGTCCATGAGCGGCTGCCGCGACTGGCAATTCGGCGAGCTGCCAGAGCGCTACCAGTCCGCCGACATCCAGGGCTTTCCGGCCCTGTTCGACGAAGGCGAAACGGTGGGCCTGCGGGTCTTCGACACGCCGGAAGCGGCCGCCGCCAGCCAGGAGCAAGGCCTGGTGCGATTGTTCCGCCTGGCCATGGCCAAGGAGCTGAAATACCTGCGCAAGAACCTGCCGCTCGGCGCTCCGGCCGAACTGGCTTACCGGCAATTGGCGGCCCATTCTTTTCTCTACCCCGAGCTCAAGCCGGGACGCGATCTGCGCGAGGACTTGCTCGACCGGCTCATGGCAGCGCTCTATCTCGACAACCAGCCGGACATCCGAACGCGTGAGGCGTTCGAACGGCGTTTGAGCGAGGGCAGGGGAGATATCGTCGGGCTGGGCAATACCGCGGCCAGGCTGATGGACGACATACTGATACTGCATGCCGATCTGAACCGCAAGCTCAAGGGCCTCAACAGCCCGGCCGGCGAAGACATGCGCAGCCAACTCGGCCATTTGATCTACGCCGGATTCGTCGCAATCACGCCCTATCCGAGATTGAAGGAAATTCCCCGCTATCTCAAGGCGCTGCAATTCCGGCTGGACAAAGCCCTTCAGGACGCCAACCGCGATGCCCGTCTGTACGCCGAATTGGCCCCGCATAATACGAATTACTGGACCTCGGTCAAACAAGGCAAATCCGTAAGTACGCCCGAACGCGACGATTTCCGCTGGATGTTGGAAGAATTCCGCGTTTCCCTGTTCGCCCAATCA